A genomic stretch from Tenrec ecaudatus isolate mTenEca1 chromosome X, mTenEca1.hap1, whole genome shotgun sequence includes:
- the BCOR gene encoding BCL-6 corepressor isoform X4, with protein sequence MLSATPLYGNVHSWMSSERVRMCGLNEDRKIPVNDGDASKARLELREENPLNHTVVDAAPPHRIDGLAALSMERSGLIREGLRVPGNIVYSSLCGLGSEKGREAATSTLGGLGFSSERNPEMQFKPATPETVEASAVSGKPPNGFSAIYKTPPGVQKNAVPSAETLGLDRPASDKQSPLNINGASYLRLPWVPPYMEGSTPAIYPFLDSPNKYSLNMYKALLPQQSYSLTQPLYSPVCTNGERFLYLPPPHYVSPHIPSSLASPLRLSTPSASPAIPPLVHCADKSLPWKMGVSPGNPVESHAYPHIQNSKQPRVPSAKSVASGLPGDTTLLLPPSPRPSPRVHLPTQSAADTYSEFHKHYARISTSPSVTLSKPYMTVGSEFPAGRLSNGKYPKGPDGGEGAQPVPGHARKTAAPDRKDGSSSPPMLEKQTVTKDVTDKPLDLSSKVVDVDASKADHMKKMAPTVLVHSRAGSSLVLSGSELPKETLSPPGNGCAIYRSEIISTAPSSWVVPGPSPNEENNGKSMPLKNKTLDWALPQQRSSSCPRMGSGDAVVSSVSGTVSSAGRPASASPAPNANADGTKTGRSSGDTTPSVIQHVGQPPTTPAKHGTSGKGAKAGNPEPSFKASENGLPPSSIFLSPNEAFRSPPIPYPRSYLPYPAPEGIAISPLSLHGKGPVYPHPVLLPNGSLFPGHLAPKPGLPYGLPTGRPEFVTYQDALGLGMVHPMLIPHTPIELAKEEKPERRSRSHERPRYEDPALRTRFSEMMEASNTKLHAEVPTDKSLKASAGWNQGKPVVKSDKLVYVDLLREEQDAKPDTAVSKAGFSAEGMGQSAAEPPKPPTEPGLQQHRDFITLREELGHLGDFHETYTFKQAPSQSIFSLNKDNVPAGTNKETLGVPVTAPFLEPALGGDGPALAFGKTPEEPKAFCMSSAPPSSVDGPPTYTKDGCEGAECSDGKVLKPKPSKLAKRIANSAGYVGDRFKCVTTELYADSSQLSREQRALQMEGLQEDSILCLPAAYCERAMMRFSELEMKERDGGHPTTKDSEVCKFSPADWERLKGNQDKKPKLVTLEETGADQNDSERCEYTAGNKLDPFETQENKELPVEKFFVEKQPLSESPTNPAAAAAAAVAAVDMPHSPTLRLERKRKLSGDSSQTETATDDMAEDPLLKAKRRRVSKGLHPKKQRHLLHLRERWEQQVSAAEGKPGRQNRKEVTQVVEPELTAQGNNTTEEKPARKRSEIKANRSWSEESLKSNDSEQGLPPFPGSPPMKSPSSSNINGKKQTQPSCIPASRPPAKQQKIKESQKTDVLCAEEDEDHQAASLLQKYDASEKPSGKRLCKTKHLMPQEPRRSLPLTGDYYVENTDGKVTVRRFRKRPEPTPEYDLSPAKPEQKPFDRLQQFLPASQSTQLPCSTSPQETTQSRPMPPEARRLIVNKNAGETLLQRAARLGYEEVVLYCLENKICDVNHRDNAGYCALHEACARGWLNIVRHLLEYGADVNCSAQDGTRPLHDAVENDHLEIVRLLLSYGADPTLATYSGRTIMKMTHSELMERFLTDYLNDLQGRSEDDTSGSWDFYGSSVCEPDDESGYDVLANPPGPEDLDDEDDTSSDVFEFEFSENPLLPCYNIQVSVSQGPRNWLLLSDVLKKLKMSSRIFRCNFPNVEIVTIAEAEFYRQVSASLLFSCSKDLEAFNPESKELLDLVEFTSELQTLLGSSMEWLHPSDAASEDHWDLPQTSGGSGNLKRASRKSGKTDLRDGLS encoded by the exons ATGCTTTCTGCAACGCCCCTGTATGGGAACGTTCACAGCTGGATGAGCAGCGAGAGAGTCCGCATGTGTGGGCTCAACGAAGACAG GAAAATTCCTGTGAATGATGGGGATGCTTCAAAAGCCAGACTGGAACTGAGGGAAGAAAATCCTTTGAACCACACTGTG GTGGACGCCGCCCCGCCTCATCGGATTGATGGCTTGGCAGCTCTGAGCATGGAACGCAGCGGCCTGATCCGAGAAGGCCTCCGCGTCCCAGGAAACATCGTCTATTCCAGTTTGTGTGGACTGGGCTCAGAGAAAGGCCGAGAGGCAGCCACAAGCACCCTAGGGGGGCTTGGGTTTTCTTCCGAGAGAAATCCAGAGATGCAGTTCAAACCGGCTACCCCGGAGACCGTGGAGGCTTCTGCCGTCTCTGGAAAGCCTCCTAACGGCTTCAGTGCTATCTATAAAACACCACCTGGAGTACAAAAAAATGCTGTGCCCTCGGCGGAGACCCTGGGCTTGGACAGGCCTGCGAGCGACAAACAGAGCCCTCTCAACATCAATGGTGCTAGTTACCTGCGGCTGCCCTGGGTCCCTCCGTACATGGAGGGGAGCACACCAGCCATTTACCCTTTCCTCGACTCGCCAAATAAGTATTCACTGAACATGTACAAGGCCTTGCTACCTCAGCAGTCCTACAGCCTAACCCAGCCACTCTACTCACCTGTCTGCACCAATGGGGAGCGCTTTCTCTACCTGCCACCGCCTCACTACGTCAGCCCCCACATCCCATCATCCTTGGCTTCGCCCCTGAGGCTCTCCACCCCGTCGGCTTCCCCTGCCATCCCGCCTCTTGTCCACTGTGCAGACAAAAGCCTTCCCTGGAAGATGGGGGTCAGCCCTGGGAACCCAGTTGAGTCACACGCCTACCCGCACATCCAGAACAGCAAGCAGCCCAGGGTGCCCTCCGCCAAGTCGGTCGCCAGTGGCCTGCCAGGGGACACGACGCTCCTGCTGCCCCCCTCGCCTCGGCCGTCACCCCGCGTCCACCTGCCCACGCAGTCCGCCGCAGACACCTACTCCGAGTTCCACAAGCACTACGCCCGGATCTCCACCTCGCCCTCGGTCACCCTGTCGAAGCCATACATGACGGTCGGCAGCGAGTTCCCCGCGGGCAGGCTCTCCAATGGCAAGTACCCAAAAGGCCCCGATGGGGGCGAAGGGGCCCAGCCGGTTCCCGGACACGCCCGGAAAACGGCCGCTCCGGACCGAAAAGATGGCTCCTCCTCACCGCCTATGTTGGAGAAGCAGACGGTTACCAAAGACGTCACCGACAAGCCACTGGACTTGTCTTCTAAAGTGGTGGATGTAGACGCCTCCAAAGCTGACCACATGAAAAAGATGGCTCCCACGGTCCTAGTTCACAGCCGCGCTGGAAGTAGCTTAGTGCTCTCTGGAAGTGAGCTTCCGAAGGAAACATTATCTCCTCCAGGAAATGGCTGTGCTATCTATCGATCTGAAATCATTAGCACGGCTCCCTCCTCCTGGGTGGTGCCCGGGCCAAGTCCCAACGAAGAGAACAATGGCAAGAGCATGccactgaaaaacaaaaccctgGACTGGGCCCTGCCACAGCAACGGAGTTCTTCCTGTCCCCGCATGGGCAGCGGCGACGCCGTGGTCAGCAGCGTCTCGGGGACTGTGTCGAGCGCAGGCCGGCCGGCCTCCGCTTCCCCAGCCCCCAATGCCAATGCAGACGGCACCAAGACAGGCCGGAGCTCTGGGGACACCACGCCATCCGTCATTCAGCACGTGGGCCAGCCCCCAACCACGCCTGCCAAGCACGGCACCAGCGGCAAAGGTGCCAAAGCCGGCAACCCAGAACCCAGTTTCAAAGCAAGCGAGAACGGCCTGCCACCAAGCTCAATCTTTCTGTCTCCGAATGAGGCGTTCAGGTCGCCCCCCATTCCCTACCCCAGGAGTTACCTCCCTTACCCGGCACCCGAGGGCATTGCGATCAGCCCCCTCTCCTTACATGGCAAAGGACCTGTTTACCCTCACCCAGTCTTGCTCCCCAATGGCAGTCTATTTCCCGGGCATCTGGCCCCAAAGCCTGGGCTGCCCTATGGGCTGCCCACGGGCCGGCCGGAGTTTGTGACCTACCAAGATGCGCTGGGGCTGGGCATGGTGCACCCCATGCTGATCCCGCACACGCCCATCGAGCTCGCTAAAGAGGAAAAGCCAGAGAGGAGGTCCCGGTCCCACGAGCGGCCCCGCTACGAGGATCCAGCGCTCCGGACTCGGTTCTCTGAGATGATGGAAGCTAGCAACACCAAGCTCCACGCCGAAGTCCCCACCGACAAGAGCCTGAAGGCCAGCGCCGGTTGGAACCAGGGAAAACCTGTGGTCAAAAGCGACAAGCTCGTCTACGTCGACCTTCTCCGGGAAGAACAAGATGCTAAGCCAGACACAGCTGTGTCCAAAGCTGGCTTCTCGGCCGAGGGCATGGGCCAGAGCGCAGCAGAGCCCCCCAAGCCCCCGACCGAGCCGGGCTTGCAACAGCACCGGGATTTCATCACCCTGCGGGAGGAGCTGGGCCACCTGGGGGACTTCCACGAGACCTATACGTTCAAACAGGCCCCGAGCCAGTCCATTTTCAGCTTGAACAAGGACAATGTGCCGGCCGGCACCAACAAAGAGACTCTGGGGGTGCCCGTCACCGCTCCGTTCCTCGAACCCGCCCTGGGGGGCGATGGCCCCGCCCTCGCCTTCGGCAAGACCCCCGAGGAGCCCAAAGCATTTTGCATGAGCAGCGCCCCGCCCTCGAGCGTGGACGGCCCCCCCACCTATACCAAAGATGGATGTGAGGGTGCCGAGTGCAGCGACGGCAAAGTCCTGAAGCCCAAGCCATCCAAACTGGCGAAAAGGATTGCTAACTCCGCGGGTTACGTTGGTGACCGGTTCAAGTGCGTCACCACCGAACTGTACGCGGACTCCAGTCAGCTCAGCAGAGAGCAGCGGGCACTGCAG ATGGAAGGATTACAAGAGGACAGTATTTTATGTCTACCCGCTGCTTACTGTGAG CGTGCAATGATGCGCTTCTCCGAGTTAGAGATGAAAGAGCGGGACGGTGGCCACCCAACAACCAAAGACTCCGAGGTGTGCAAATTCAGCCCTGCTGACTGGGAGAGGCTGAAAGGAAATCAGGACAAAAAGCCAAAGTTGGTCACCCTGGAGGAGACTGGTGCTGACCAGAATGACAGCGAGAGAT GCGAGTATACTGCTGGCAACAAACTTGATCCATTTGAAACCCAGGAGAACAAAGAACTTCCTGTGGAGAAGTTTTTCGTGGAGAAGCAGCCGCTGAGCGAGTCACCTACCAacccagcggcggcggcggcagcagcagtgGCAGCAGTGGACATGCCCCACAGCCCCACCCTCCGGCTGGAGCGCAAACGCAAACTCTCAGGGGACAGCAGCCAAACTGAGACCGCCACAGATGACATGGCGGAGGACCCCTTGCTCAAAGCCAAGCGGAGACGGGTCTCCAAAG GGCTCCATCCTAAAAAGCAACGCCACTTGCTGCACCTTAGAGAACGCTGGGAACAGCAAGTGTCTGCAGCAGAGGGCAAACCTGGCCGACAAAACAGGAAGGAAGTGACCCAGGTAGTTGAGCCTGAGCTCACTGCCCAGGGCAATAACACGACTGAAGAGAAACCTGCCAGGAAAAGGTCAGAGATCAAAGCCAATAGAAGCTGGTCGGAAGAGTCCCTCAAATCCAACGACAGTGAACAAG GCTTGCCTCCCTTCCCCGGCTCTCCGCCCATGAAGAGCCCTTCATCCAGCAATATAAACGGCAAAAAACAGACCCAGCCAAGCTGTATACCAGCCTCTAGGCCGCCTGCCAAGCAACAGAAAATTAAAGAAAGCCAAAAGACAGATGTGCTGTGCGCTGAGGAAGACGAGGACCACCAGGCCGCCTCCCTGCTACAGAAATACGATGCCAGCGAGAAGCCATCCGGGAAGAGACTGTGCAAGACCAAACATTTGATGCCTCAGGAGCCCAGGCGGAGCTTGCCGCTGACCGGGGACTACTATGTGGAGAACACCGACGGCAAG GTGACTGTGCGGCGATTCCGCAAGCGACCAGAGCCCACTCCGGAATATGACCTGTCGCCAGCCAAGCCAGAGCAGAAGCCCTTCGACCGTCTGCAACAATTTCTTCCGGCTTCCCAGTCTACCCAGCTGCCGTGCTCCACTTCCCCCCAGGAGACGACCCAGTCTCGGCCCATGCCACCCGAAGCACGGAGACTGATTGTCAACAAGAACGCGGGCGAGACCCTCCTACAGCGGGCCGCCCGGCTGGGTTATGAG GAAGTGGTCTTGTATTGCCTGGAGAACAAGATTTGCGACGTGAACCATCGAGACAACGCTGGTTACTGTGCTCTGCACGAAGCTTGTGCGAGGGGCTGGCTTAACATTGTGCGCCACCTCCTCGAATATGGCGCCGATGTCAACTGCAGTGCCCAGGATGGAACCAG GCCTCTCCATGATGCCGTCGAGAATGATCACTTGGAAATCGTCCGCCTGCTCCTTTCCTATGGTGCTGACCCCACTCTGGCGACGTACTCAGGGAGAACCATCATGAAAATGACCCACAGTGAACTCATGGAACGTTTTCTGACAG ATTATTTAAATGACCTTCAAGGCCGAAGCGAAGATGATACCAGTGGTTCCTGGGACTTCTACGGCAGCTCTGTGTGCG AACCGGATGATGAAAGTGGCTATGATGTTCTGGCAAATCCCCCAGGACCGGAAGACCTGGATGACGAGGACGATACCTCTAGCGATGTGTTTGAATTCGAATTTTCTGAAAATCCACTCTTACCGTGTTACAACATCCaagtgtctgtctcccaggg GCCAAGAAACTGGCTATTGCTTTCAGATGTGCTGAAGAAGCTGAAAATGTCATCCCGCATATTCCGCTGCAATTTCCCAAATGTGGAAATTGTCACAATTGCAGAGGCAGAGTTTTATCGGCAAGTGTCGGCCAGTCTGTTGTTCTCTTGCTCCAAAGACCTGGAAGCCTTCAACCCTGAAAGCAAGGAGCTGTTAGACCTGGTGGAGTTCACTAGCGAGCTGCAGACTCTGCTCGGCTCCTCCATGGAGTGGCTCCACCCCAGCGATGCGGCCTCTGAGGACCACTG GGATTTACCTCAGACATCAGGTGGTAGTGGAAACCTGAAAAGAGCATCTCGGAAGAGCGGTAAAACAGACCTACGAGATGGTTTAAGCTAA
- the BCOR gene encoding BCL-6 corepressor isoform X5 produces MLSATPLYGNVHSWMSSERVRMCGLNEDRKIPVNDGDASKARLELREENPLNHTVVDAAPPHRIDGLAALSMERSGLIREGLRVPGNIVYSSLCGLGSEKGREAATSTLGGLGFSSERNPEMQFKPATPETVEASAVSGKPPNGFSAIYKTPPGVQKNAVPSAETLGLDRPASDKQSPLNINGASYLRLPWVPPYMEGSTPAIYPFLDSPNKYSLNMYKALLPQQSYSLTQPLYSPVCTNGERFLYLPPPHYVSPHIPSSLASPLRLSTPSASPAIPPLVHCADKSLPWKMGVSPGNPVESHAYPHIQNSKQPRVPSAKSVASGLPGDTTLLLPPSPRPSPRVHLPTQSAADTYSEFHKHYARISTSPSVTLSKPYMTVGSEFPAGRLSNGKYPKGPDGGEGAQPVPGHARKTAAPDRKDGSSSPPMLEKQTVTKDVTDKPLDLSSKVVDVDASKADHMKKMAPTVLVHSRAGSSLVLSGSELPKETLSPPGNGCAIYRSEIISTAPSSWVVPGPSPNEENNGKSMPLKNKTLDWALPQQRSSSCPRMGSGDAVVSSVSGTVSSAGRPASASPAPNANADGTKTGRSSGDTTPSVIQHVGQPPTTPAKHGTSGKGAKAGNPEPSFKASENGLPPSSIFLSPNEAFRSPPIPYPRSYLPYPAPEGIAISPLSLHGKGPVYPHPVLLPNGSLFPGHLAPKPGLPYGLPTGRPEFVTYQDALGLGMVHPMLIPHTPIELAKEEKPERRSRSHERPRYEDPALRTRFSEMMEASNTKLHAEVPTDKSLKASAGWNQGKPVVKSDKLVYVDLLREEQDAKPDTAVSKAGFSAEGMGQSAAEPPKPPTEPGLQQHRDFITLREELGHLGDFHETYTFKQAPSQSIFSLNKDNVPAGTNKETLGVPVTAPFLEPALGGDGPALAFGKTPEEPKAFCMSSAPPSSVDGPPTYTKDGCEGAECSDGKVLKPKPSKLAKRIANSAGYVGDRFKCVTTELYADSSQLSREQRALQRAMMRFSELEMKERDGGHPTTKDSEVCKFSPADWERLKGNQDKKPKLVTLEETGADQNDSERCEYTAGNKLDPFETQENKELPVEKFFVEKQPLSESPTNPAAAAAAAVAAVDMPHSPTLRLERKRKLSGDSSQTETATDDMAEDPLLKAKRRRVSKDDWPEREMTNSSSHHLEDPHYNELTNLKVCIELTGLHPKKQRHLLHLRERWEQQVSAAEGKPGRQNRKEVTQVVEPELTAQGNNTTEEKPARKRSEIKANRSWSEESLKSNDSEQGLPPFPGSPPMKSPSSSNINGKKQTQPSCIPASRPPAKQQKIKESQKTDVLCAEEDEDHQAASLLQKYDASEKPSGKRLCKTKHLMPQEPRRSLPLTGDYYVENTDGKVTVRRFRKRPEPTPEYDLSPAKPEQKPFDRLQQFLPASQSTQLPCSTSPQETTQSRPMPPEARRLIVNKNAGETLLQRAARLGYEEVVLYCLENKICDVNHRDNAGYCALHEACARGWLNIVRHLLEYGADVNCSAQDGTRPLHDAVENDHLEIVRLLLSYGADPTLATYSGRTIMKMTHSELMERFLTDYLNDLQGRSEDDTSGSWDFYGSSVCEPDDESGYDVLANPPGPEDLDDEDDTSSDVFEFEFSENPLLPCYNIQVSVSQGPRNWLLLSDVLKKLKMSSRIFRCNFPNVEIVTIAEAEFYRQVSASLLFSCSKDLEAFNPESKELLDLVEFTSELQTLLGSSMEWLHPSDAASEDHW; encoded by the exons ATGCTTTCTGCAACGCCCCTGTATGGGAACGTTCACAGCTGGATGAGCAGCGAGAGAGTCCGCATGTGTGGGCTCAACGAAGACAG GAAAATTCCTGTGAATGATGGGGATGCTTCAAAAGCCAGACTGGAACTGAGGGAAGAAAATCCTTTGAACCACACTGTG GTGGACGCCGCCCCGCCTCATCGGATTGATGGCTTGGCAGCTCTGAGCATGGAACGCAGCGGCCTGATCCGAGAAGGCCTCCGCGTCCCAGGAAACATCGTCTATTCCAGTTTGTGTGGACTGGGCTCAGAGAAAGGCCGAGAGGCAGCCACAAGCACCCTAGGGGGGCTTGGGTTTTCTTCCGAGAGAAATCCAGAGATGCAGTTCAAACCGGCTACCCCGGAGACCGTGGAGGCTTCTGCCGTCTCTGGAAAGCCTCCTAACGGCTTCAGTGCTATCTATAAAACACCACCTGGAGTACAAAAAAATGCTGTGCCCTCGGCGGAGACCCTGGGCTTGGACAGGCCTGCGAGCGACAAACAGAGCCCTCTCAACATCAATGGTGCTAGTTACCTGCGGCTGCCCTGGGTCCCTCCGTACATGGAGGGGAGCACACCAGCCATTTACCCTTTCCTCGACTCGCCAAATAAGTATTCACTGAACATGTACAAGGCCTTGCTACCTCAGCAGTCCTACAGCCTAACCCAGCCACTCTACTCACCTGTCTGCACCAATGGGGAGCGCTTTCTCTACCTGCCACCGCCTCACTACGTCAGCCCCCACATCCCATCATCCTTGGCTTCGCCCCTGAGGCTCTCCACCCCGTCGGCTTCCCCTGCCATCCCGCCTCTTGTCCACTGTGCAGACAAAAGCCTTCCCTGGAAGATGGGGGTCAGCCCTGGGAACCCAGTTGAGTCACACGCCTACCCGCACATCCAGAACAGCAAGCAGCCCAGGGTGCCCTCCGCCAAGTCGGTCGCCAGTGGCCTGCCAGGGGACACGACGCTCCTGCTGCCCCCCTCGCCTCGGCCGTCACCCCGCGTCCACCTGCCCACGCAGTCCGCCGCAGACACCTACTCCGAGTTCCACAAGCACTACGCCCGGATCTCCACCTCGCCCTCGGTCACCCTGTCGAAGCCATACATGACGGTCGGCAGCGAGTTCCCCGCGGGCAGGCTCTCCAATGGCAAGTACCCAAAAGGCCCCGATGGGGGCGAAGGGGCCCAGCCGGTTCCCGGACACGCCCGGAAAACGGCCGCTCCGGACCGAAAAGATGGCTCCTCCTCACCGCCTATGTTGGAGAAGCAGACGGTTACCAAAGACGTCACCGACAAGCCACTGGACTTGTCTTCTAAAGTGGTGGATGTAGACGCCTCCAAAGCTGACCACATGAAAAAGATGGCTCCCACGGTCCTAGTTCACAGCCGCGCTGGAAGTAGCTTAGTGCTCTCTGGAAGTGAGCTTCCGAAGGAAACATTATCTCCTCCAGGAAATGGCTGTGCTATCTATCGATCTGAAATCATTAGCACGGCTCCCTCCTCCTGGGTGGTGCCCGGGCCAAGTCCCAACGAAGAGAACAATGGCAAGAGCATGccactgaaaaacaaaaccctgGACTGGGCCCTGCCACAGCAACGGAGTTCTTCCTGTCCCCGCATGGGCAGCGGCGACGCCGTGGTCAGCAGCGTCTCGGGGACTGTGTCGAGCGCAGGCCGGCCGGCCTCCGCTTCCCCAGCCCCCAATGCCAATGCAGACGGCACCAAGACAGGCCGGAGCTCTGGGGACACCACGCCATCCGTCATTCAGCACGTGGGCCAGCCCCCAACCACGCCTGCCAAGCACGGCACCAGCGGCAAAGGTGCCAAAGCCGGCAACCCAGAACCCAGTTTCAAAGCAAGCGAGAACGGCCTGCCACCAAGCTCAATCTTTCTGTCTCCGAATGAGGCGTTCAGGTCGCCCCCCATTCCCTACCCCAGGAGTTACCTCCCTTACCCGGCACCCGAGGGCATTGCGATCAGCCCCCTCTCCTTACATGGCAAAGGACCTGTTTACCCTCACCCAGTCTTGCTCCCCAATGGCAGTCTATTTCCCGGGCATCTGGCCCCAAAGCCTGGGCTGCCCTATGGGCTGCCCACGGGCCGGCCGGAGTTTGTGACCTACCAAGATGCGCTGGGGCTGGGCATGGTGCACCCCATGCTGATCCCGCACACGCCCATCGAGCTCGCTAAAGAGGAAAAGCCAGAGAGGAGGTCCCGGTCCCACGAGCGGCCCCGCTACGAGGATCCAGCGCTCCGGACTCGGTTCTCTGAGATGATGGAAGCTAGCAACACCAAGCTCCACGCCGAAGTCCCCACCGACAAGAGCCTGAAGGCCAGCGCCGGTTGGAACCAGGGAAAACCTGTGGTCAAAAGCGACAAGCTCGTCTACGTCGACCTTCTCCGGGAAGAACAAGATGCTAAGCCAGACACAGCTGTGTCCAAAGCTGGCTTCTCGGCCGAGGGCATGGGCCAGAGCGCAGCAGAGCCCCCCAAGCCCCCGACCGAGCCGGGCTTGCAACAGCACCGGGATTTCATCACCCTGCGGGAGGAGCTGGGCCACCTGGGGGACTTCCACGAGACCTATACGTTCAAACAGGCCCCGAGCCAGTCCATTTTCAGCTTGAACAAGGACAATGTGCCGGCCGGCACCAACAAAGAGACTCTGGGGGTGCCCGTCACCGCTCCGTTCCTCGAACCCGCCCTGGGGGGCGATGGCCCCGCCCTCGCCTTCGGCAAGACCCCCGAGGAGCCCAAAGCATTTTGCATGAGCAGCGCCCCGCCCTCGAGCGTGGACGGCCCCCCCACCTATACCAAAGATGGATGTGAGGGTGCCGAGTGCAGCGACGGCAAAGTCCTGAAGCCCAAGCCATCCAAACTGGCGAAAAGGATTGCTAACTCCGCGGGTTACGTTGGTGACCGGTTCAAGTGCGTCACCACCGAACTGTACGCGGACTCCAGTCAGCTCAGCAGAGAGCAGCGGGCACTGCAG CGTGCAATGATGCGCTTCTCCGAGTTAGAGATGAAAGAGCGGGACGGTGGCCACCCAACAACCAAAGACTCCGAGGTGTGCAAATTCAGCCCTGCTGACTGGGAGAGGCTGAAAGGAAATCAGGACAAAAAGCCAAAGTTGGTCACCCTGGAGGAGACTGGTGCTGACCAGAATGACAGCGAGAGAT GCGAGTATACTGCTGGCAACAAACTTGATCCATTTGAAACCCAGGAGAACAAAGAACTTCCTGTGGAGAAGTTTTTCGTGGAGAAGCAGCCGCTGAGCGAGTCACCTACCAacccagcggcggcggcggcagcagcagtgGCAGCAGTGGACATGCCCCACAGCCCCACCCTCCGGCTGGAGCGCAAACGCAAACTCTCAGGGGACAGCAGCCAAACTGAGACCGCCACAGATGACATGGCGGAGGACCCCTTGCTCAAAGCCAAGCGGAGACGGGTCTCCAAAG ATGACTGGCCTGAGAGGGAAATGACAAACAGTTCCTCTCACCACTTAGAAGACCCACATTATAATGAGCTGACCAACCTGAAGGTGTGCATTGAATTAACAGGGCTCCATCCTAAAAAGCAACGCCACTTGCTGCACCTTAGAGAACGCTGGGAACAGCAAGTGTCTGCAGCAGAGGGCAAACCTGGCCGACAAAACAGGAAGGAAGTGACCCAGGTAGTTGAGCCTGAGCTCACTGCCCAGGGCAATAACACGACTGAAGAGAAACCTGCCAGGAAAAGGTCAGAGATCAAAGCCAATAGAAGCTGGTCGGAAGAGTCCCTCAAATCCAACGACAGTGAACAAG GCTTGCCTCCCTTCCCCGGCTCTCCGCCCATGAAGAGCCCTTCATCCAGCAATATAAACGGCAAAAAACAGACCCAGCCAAGCTGTATACCAGCCTCTAGGCCGCCTGCCAAGCAACAGAAAATTAAAGAAAGCCAAAAGACAGATGTGCTGTGCGCTGAGGAAGACGAGGACCACCAGGCCGCCTCCCTGCTACAGAAATACGATGCCAGCGAGAAGCCATCCGGGAAGAGACTGTGCAAGACCAAACATTTGATGCCTCAGGAGCCCAGGCGGAGCTTGCCGCTGACCGGGGACTACTATGTGGAGAACACCGACGGCAAG GTGACTGTGCGGCGATTCCGCAAGCGACCAGAGCCCACTCCGGAATATGACCTGTCGCCAGCCAAGCCAGAGCAGAAGCCCTTCGACCGTCTGCAACAATTTCTTCCGGCTTCCCAGTCTACCCAGCTGCCGTGCTCCACTTCCCCCCAGGAGACGACCCAGTCTCGGCCCATGCCACCCGAAGCACGGAGACTGATTGTCAACAAGAACGCGGGCGAGACCCTCCTACAGCGGGCCGCCCGGCTGGGTTATGAG GAAGTGGTCTTGTATTGCCTGGAGAACAAGATTTGCGACGTGAACCATCGAGACAACGCTGGTTACTGTGCTCTGCACGAAGCTTGTGCGAGGGGCTGGCTTAACATTGTGCGCCACCTCCTCGAATATGGCGCCGATGTCAACTGCAGTGCCCAGGATGGAACCAG GCCTCTCCATGATGCCGTCGAGAATGATCACTTGGAAATCGTCCGCCTGCTCCTTTCCTATGGTGCTGACCCCACTCTGGCGACGTACTCAGGGAGAACCATCATGAAAATGACCCACAGTGAACTCATGGAACGTTTTCTGACAG ATTATTTAAATGACCTTCAAGGCCGAAGCGAAGATGATACCAGTGGTTCCTGGGACTTCTACGGCAGCTCTGTGTGCG AACCGGATGATGAAAGTGGCTATGATGTTCTGGCAAATCCCCCAGGACCGGAAGACCTGGATGACGAGGACGATACCTCTAGCGATGTGTTTGAATTCGAATTTTCTGAAAATCCACTCTTACCGTGTTACAACATCCaagtgtctgtctcccaggg GCCAAGAAACTGGCTATTGCTTTCAGATGTGCTGAAGAAGCTGAAAATGTCATCCCGCATATTCCGCTGCAATTTCCCAAATGTGGAAATTGTCACAATTGCAGAGGCAGAGTTTTATCGGCAAGTGTCGGCCAGTCTGTTGTTCTCTTGCTCCAAAGACCTGGAAGCCTTCAACCCTGAAAGCAAGGAGCTGTTAGACCTGGTGGAGTTCACTAGCGAGCTGCAGACTCTGCTCGGCTCCTCCATGGAGTGGCTCCACCCCAGCGATGCGGCCTCTGAGGACCACTGGTGA